GTAACGTGCATCATCTGACTGACGCAAGTTACGCCATGCAGCATATTCAGTATTTTGGAAAATTTTGGAAATGTCACGTGGGTTTGAAAGCTCTTGCCAAGATTCCATCTGCATTAGACTTGGATTAGCACCCGTAATAAATGGACAGTGAGATGCTGCTGAAATTTTTGCCATTTCAGTCAAAATTTCAACATCTTGTGCACCATGATCAAAATGATAATCACCCACTAAACAACCAAATGGTTCACCACCAAATTGCCCATATTCCTCTTCATAAATCTTCTTAAAGATAGGGCTTTGATCCCACATCACACCTTTAAATTTTTTAAGATTCTTACCGAGTTCTTTTTTACTCAAAGGCATGAATTTAATTTTGAGCAACTGATTAGTTTCAGTATTATTTACAAGATAATGCAAACCACTCCATGCACTTTCTAGCTCTTTAAAATCTTGATGATGAATGATTTTGTTGACCTGATCAGAAAGTTTCTTATCAATCTCAGCAATAATAGCTTCGATCGTTTGATAAGTATCATTTGAATGCTGCACTACACTTTCTAGGGCTTGACGAGCTAATGTTTTTACAGCCTCTTGCACAGCATTTTCTGCTTGTTTTGATTTTGGTTTAAATTCTTTATTAATTAACTGCTCAAACTCATTAGTTTGGAGTGTTTCAGTCTGTTGTAAAGATTCTAATTGTGAAGTATTAGACATAAGTAATCCTTATTTAATCTTTTGAATCTTCGTTTTGCTTAGAAAGGCTAGCCAATGACTTCAGTAAATCATTATCTGCTAACACCTTGCTAATCAATTCTTCTGCACCTGTTTTACCATCCATATAAGACAGTAAATTTGATAATTCAGTACGCGCATCTAATAATTCTTTTAAAGGTTCAACTTTTTGAGCAATACGGTTTGGAGAAAAATCTTCAATGCTTTCAAATTCTAAATCAATATTAAGATGCCCTTCATTAGTCAAAGCATTCTCAACACTAAATGCAGCTCGTGGTTTAATTGATTTCATACGGTCATCAAAATTATCCACATCAATTTCTAAAAAACCACGTTCATTTAAGTTTGGAAGTTCTTGTTTTGATTTTCCAGCTAAATCTGAAAAAACCCCCATTACAAAAGGTAATTCTACCTTTTTCTCTACACCGTAAATTTCAACATCATATTCAATTTGAACACGTGGCGAACGGTTTCTAGCTAAAAATTTTTGTCCTGAATTCTTGCTCATATTCCACCTATTAGCTAATCATAATCATTACTATTATTGTCAAATGGTTGCCCAACAAGGGTTTCCAATCTATCTAATGAATCAGGACTAATATCCCGCATAATTTCATAAAAATTATAATTCATTAACCTTTGAATCCGTCGAATAAACAATGGTGCTGGATGTGAAGGTTCATTTTTCTCAAAATATACATGAATTTTTTCTAACAGCAACTCGACATCTTGTCGAGTGCTGATGGAGTAGTTTGCCCAATTTAAACTAGACTGTACAGCAGTAATACTTTCACTTTTTGTAACCATATCTACCTGAATTGGATTAATAATTTCACTCTGCTGAATCAACGATTTAAATTTAAGTAAAAATTTTTCTAAAGTATCAAATTTTATTTCAGTATCGCTAATTCGCTTGATAAACAAATGCTTAATTTGTTCTATAAGAACAATTGATTTTACTAAACAATTAATTTCTGAATTGGCAACATCAGATGCAATTTGTAAATCTAAACTCAAACGTTCAATACCACCAGGATAAATCTCGTGACTGGTATTCGAGTTTTCAAGCACATGTTCAATGTCTTTTATTGTGAAATTTTCTTGTGATAATCCATTTTTGATGAAAAAAGCATTTCTAATCGCTTTGATTACACCATCATTGGCATTAAAAATAGAAAGAGCATTGATACGATAATCTGGATCATAATCTTGATCCTCATCATAAAGTTGCGGAAACACATCATCCCAATACATATTTAAATTTTGATAAATAATCTCTAGACCATTGAGCAAACCCGATAAACCATAACAATAAATTGCACTCTGCGTAAAATATGACATAACTGTTAGGTCTTTACTTTTCTCAAGCAAAATATCACTTGCGAGATTATAAATTGCTTCCCAATCTTGACCTTGTGCTTCAATGATTAAATCACCAAACTGTTGTTCTGGCTTTTCTTGCAGTAAATTGACCAGTTTTTGATATTGTTCATCATATTCTATGTTGTCCCCCACAGGATTATCCTGAGAGATTGGCTCAATATAGATTTCTGTAGCAATCATTCAAGCTCACCTTATTAATAATTTTCGATATACAACATGATTGGTTGAATCAATTTTAAAGTTATGGTGAAAGGTTTGAGGATATAACTCTAACCATAAATCTTTGTCGCCTTCAAACATTTCATTTACTTCAATTTGTGCCAAATGTTGTTGCATCTGCGTTAAAAAATCAGCATTCAATTGTTCTGAAATCAAATGCCAATCCAAATTCATTTTCTTTAATTGTTCATCAAAATACTGCAACGCCTGAGTTGGTTGCAGTTGATGTTGATGCGTAAAAATCATAAATGGAAAATGCCGACCACGACTATCATGGCTTGAAAAAAAAATACCTTGTATCCGCTTATGGTCAGTGATCGAGCTTTCTAAAAAATAATAATACAGTGTAAATCTTGTATCGTAAGATTGAAAAAATTGTTCTCCGATATGATCCTGACCTTTCATCATCCACTTCATCAATGCTTGTTCCACATCTCTAAAATGATTTGATTGTATAAAATCAGAATAAATCGGTAATTTCCCACACCAACCTAAGCTTTCATTTAACATTTAAAATCCTTTAAACCTGTTAAATTAAATGGGTTTTGTCCTGATAATGCACTAAATTCGATTTGAACTGTTTTATTACCCAATTGATAAATTGCTAACACACTCTTACCATCAGGCAATGGAATAATTTTTTGAGCTTGATCCAACATACGATAAAGTGCCCAATCCCCCTTTGTTTCAATTTTTACAGGAGAAGCATTGGCAGCTGTCGCCTCAAGTGTAAAAGAACCATCCTTCGCAGGCCAAGACACAACTATGTCGTTTACAGGTCCATGATAATAATTAGTTTTCTTACCATCGTATGCAATACTTAAGTTATCAATGTCTTTGTCCATCGCCTTAATACGCAATGCAATGTCTACTTTAGGCTGACTATTACCACCGAAATACTGCGTATTTACAGCTTCTGCCGCACTATACGTTGCAGAACGATTAATTACACCTTGATCGAGCAACACACGGAAAGGAACTTGATTATTGGCACTCACCATAACGTTACTTGATAAAGTTGATAGAAATAATCCATCTTTACCAAATACTTGACTCAATTCTTGAATAGAAATTTCTTGTTTTGCAGCACGGTTAAATGGATATTTATTTGCCAACAAGTTTTTACAGCTATTTTGTACCATCTGGTCTTGTTGTTTCACTACAGCTGAAAGTTGTCCATCTTTATAGGCTTGGCTTGACTCCGTGATCTTTCCCACAAAAACATCCAACATTGGTCTAAATGGGTCAGGTAATCGATTGACTTGCGCCTTATAATTAATCAATGGTTTGGTATCTGGCATCAGTTGATCTTCACTTTGGATGCTCAGTTCCAATGCCACCAAATATACATACAAATCATTAATAGATTTAATAATTTCATCCAGTTGTGAACCAGACTCAGCTGTTGTTAATGTTAGGCTTTGAAACTGCGAAAAATTATTTGCAATATTTTCTAAATACCCTTGAACTTTTGCCTCTGTGATAAATACAGGAGCTGCCTTTTGAGCCGTAGTGACTGCTTTAGCTTGAGCCGCTTTTTGAGCATCAGCTATATTTTCAGATTTTTCAGTATCAGAACTCACAACAGCTTTTGGCGATATTAAATTTGTATTTTGGCTAATACCCCGGATAATTCCAGCCAAAGAAGAGTTTTTCTCCGAAAGTTGCTTTGACATCACAATCGCTTGTTGTAAATTCTGCGGTTGAACCATCCGCACATCTTGTAAATACGATTTCCAAGCTGCAACATATTGTAATGAATAGAGGCGATAAATATCTGAAATCACATCATCAGCAGATTTAAACTGCGCAGTATCTCCAATTACCCATTTCTCTTCTTTATAAATATTGTTTAAGCGTCTATTTACAAAGGGTACAAATAAGTTTTCATAACCATATTTTGTATATAAAACATTTACAGCATCGTTTAAAGTTCGATCAGAGACACGACGAAAAACATTATTGGTCGATGGACCACCCATTGATACATAAGAAACCGCAGGTAAACTTTGCTGATCTAAAGTTTTAATATGCATATTTAAATCTTGCATAATCACTGAAGCAATATCGGTATAAACTAATAAATCCCTTGCCTGCTGTACTAAAGCAGGATCAAACTTTTGCTGCGGTGTTAACTTTTTTTCATCAAGCAACTTTTCAAATGACTTAATTACATTTTGATCATGATCCGATTTTAAAATGATATTATTCACCACCCACTGATGGATGTATTTTTTGTCATAATGGTCAACCTGATACAGCATCAAGTAGGTTTTAAGATTATTATAAATCTTATTATAATCTTTCGATTCAATATTATTCTTCAGATCCTTATAAACTTCATTGGAAATAACAGGAAATAAACTTTCATCAATCAAGCTTTGATGTTTTGACAAGGCTGCTTTTTCAATATCTTTATGTTGGCTCAAACCCATATTTTTAAAGAATGATTTACTTAATAATTCTTTATTAATATTCCATGTTGGTAAATTATAAACTTTATTAGTAAACCCCAACAATGAAGATACATTGTTAATATCAACTTTTTTTGATTCAGCTTCTAATTGAGTTAATTGGGTTGCGACCGCTTCTTGATATTTATGATTATATGCAAATGATCTCAATAATAATAACAATAATGCCAGTAACAACAGTCCCAATAAAATTGCAACCGTCCAGTAGATCTTTCTACGCTTCTTAATCCAACTTGTATCTATTCCTGCAATATTAGCTGTATTTAATAATAGCTCTTTAAAAATTGAATGAATAAAGTATGACTTAGAGTTCGGAACTAGTGTTGAGTTAATATTTTGAGAATACTTATGCTTTAAAGCTGCACTATTTTCGGCATCTAAAATAAAACCATCATCTGCTGACTGTACAGCACTAGTAAAATAAACACCTGAAAGATTAATTTCTGAATCATAACGAGATAAATTTAATAACTTTTTCAAATAACTTTTTAAAGTAAATGTAAACCTCTCAAACTCATTTGGAAATCCAATGGCTAAATCAGCAGGATCATTCTGTTGATTATTAAATGAAATACTCGTAAATAAATTGTTTTGTAATTTTGCAACAATCACATCAATTTCATCAGTTAATTTATTAATTTTTTCAGCAGATGTAATACTTAGAGGATCTAGGCTCACACCAAATGTTTGCTGTCTTTCTGTCTCATCTAAATAGTTAAAATATTGATTAAAACCAGAAATCAGATCAACTTTATTGACCATAATATAGAGTGGGAAAGTGGTATTAAAGGATGCTTGCATTTCCTGTAAACGCACACGAATCTGTTGAATTTGGCTTTGAATTTTTTCATCATTATTATTTAAAATATCATCAGCACTCAACATAAGGACTAAACCATTGATTGGTTGTTTTGGTCGACAACGTTTTAATAGGCCTAATAATTCATTCCAATCATTACTATTCGTTACATCATTATTTTGCTCAACAAAGCGACCAGCTGTATCTAAAAGCAAGGCTTCATCTGTTAAAAACCAATCACAATCTCGTGTACCAGCTAATTTTGAAACATGATCTGTTGTCCCAATTGGAAAAGTCAATCCTGAGTTTAAAATCGCTGTTGTTTTACCTACCCCAGGTGCACCAATAACAATAAACCACGGTTTATCATAAATATAATCCTCTTTTGAACCAAAAATACGTTGAAAGAAATTCTGTTCCTGTTTAACTTGTTGGCGCTGCAAAATCGTATCAATATTATTAAATTGTTCTTGTAAACCACTTTCATTTTTTACAGGACTTTCAGCACGATCATGAATATCACTTGCTTTAATTTCTTCTAAAACATGTTCATTCATTTTTTTGGTTTTGTAGAGTTTGAATAAATAGATCCCTAAAAAGATCAAACATACTAATATGATTAACAATACACGATTTAATACGGGCTCTAAAGGCTTATATTCTGCAAAAGCAATCATTGGACCTGCAAACCAAATCGTTGTAACAATCGAAATTAATCCAAATAGACTCCACATTGAAGTCCAACTAAACATTGTTAAAAATCCCATGTTAATACCTTTTTAATTCTGAATATTTGATTAATTTCGAACTGTAGTTGTACTGCCTAAGCTAGGTTGATTTGCACCTTGCTCAATATAAACAGTAATCTCAACACGACGGTTTTTCGCTCTATTTTCTACAGAATTATTGGCGAAAGCTGGATTTTCAGAGCCTTTACCTTCTGAACGAATACGGGAAGCATCTTGCACATAATTCGACAAAATAGTTTTCACCGCATCTGCACGCCCTTGTGATAAATGCCAATTGGAAGGAAATGCTGAACTGCGAATCGGTTGATCATCTGTAAATCCTG
The DNA window shown above is from Acinetobacter piscicola and carries:
- the tssM gene encoding type VI secretion system membrane subunit TssM — translated: MGFLTMFSWTSMWSLFGLISIVTTIWFAGPMIAFAEYKPLEPVLNRVLLIILVCLIFLGIYLFKLYKTKKMNEHVLEEIKASDIHDRAESPVKNESGLQEQFNNIDTILQRQQVKQEQNFFQRIFGSKEDYIYDKPWFIVIGAPGVGKTTAILNSGLTFPIGTTDHVSKLAGTRDCDWFLTDEALLLDTAGRFVEQNNDVTNSNDWNELLGLLKRCRPKQPINGLVLMLSADDILNNNDEKIQSQIQQIRVRLQEMQASFNTTFPLYIMVNKVDLISGFNQYFNYLDETERQQTFGVSLDPLSITSAEKINKLTDEIDVIVAKLQNNLFTSISFNNQQNDPADLAIGFPNEFERFTFTLKSYLKKLLNLSRYDSEINLSGVYFTSAVQSADDGFILDAENSAALKHKYSQNINSTLVPNSKSYFIHSIFKELLLNTANIAGIDTSWIKKRRKIYWTVAILLGLLLLALLLLLLRSFAYNHKYQEAVATQLTQLEAESKKVDINNVSSLLGFTNKVYNLPTWNINKELLSKSFFKNMGLSQHKDIEKAALSKHQSLIDESLFPVISNEVYKDLKNNIESKDYNKIYNNLKTYLMLYQVDHYDKKYIHQWVVNNIILKSDHDQNVIKSFEKLLDEKKLTPQQKFDPALVQQARDLLVYTDIASVIMQDLNMHIKTLDQQSLPAVSYVSMGGPSTNNVFRRVSDRTLNDAVNVLYTKYGYENLFVPFVNRRLNNIYKEEKWVIGDTAQFKSADDVISDIYRLYSLQYVAAWKSYLQDVRMVQPQNLQQAIVMSKQLSEKNSSLAGIIRGISQNTNLISPKAVVSSDTEKSENIADAQKAAQAKAVTTAQKAAPVFITEAKVQGYLENIANNFSQFQSLTLTTAESGSQLDEIIKSINDLYVYLVALELSIQSEDQLMPDTKPLINYKAQVNRLPDPFRPMLDVFVGKITESSQAYKDGQLSAVVKQQDQMVQNSCKNLLANKYPFNRAAKQEISIQELSQVFGKDGLFLSTLSSNVMVSANNQVPFRVLLDQGVINRSATYSAAEAVNTQYFGGNSQPKVDIALRIKAMDKDIDNLSIAYDGKKTNYYHGPVNDIVVSWPAKDGSFTLEATAANASPVKIETKGDWALYRMLDQAQKIIPLPDGKSVLAIYQLGNKTVQIEFSALSGQNPFNLTGLKDFKC
- the tssB gene encoding type VI secretion system contractile sheath small subunit — translated: MSKNSGQKFLARNRSPRVQIEYDVEIYGVEKKVELPFVMGVFSDLAGKSKQELPNLNERGFLEIDVDNFDDRMKSIKPRAAFSVENALTNEGHLNIDLEFESIEDFSPNRIAQKVEPLKELLDARTELSNLLSYMDGKTGAEELISKVLADNDLLKSLASLSKQNEDSKD
- the tagF gene encoding type VI secretion system-associated protein TagF; the encoded protein is MLNESLGWCGKLPIYSDFIQSNHFRDVEQALMKWMMKGQDHIGEQFFQSYDTRFTLYYYFLESSITDHKRIQGIFFSSHDSRGRHFPFMIFTHQHQLQPTQALQYFDEQLKKMNLDWHLISEQLNADFLTQMQQHLAQIEVNEMFEGDKDLWLELYPQTFHHNFKIDSTNHVVYRKLLIR
- the tssA gene encoding type VI secretion system protein TssA; translation: MIATEIYIEPISQDNPVGDNIEYDEQYQKLVNLLQEKPEQQFGDLIIEAQGQDWEAIYNLASDILLEKSKDLTVMSYFTQSAIYCYGLSGLLNGLEIIYQNLNMYWDDVFPQLYDEDQDYDPDYRINALSIFNANDGVIKAIRNAFFIKNGLSQENFTIKDIEHVLENSNTSHEIYPGGIERLSLDLQIASDVANSEINCLVKSIVLIEQIKHLFIKRISDTEIKFDTLEKFLLKFKSLIQQSEIINPIQVDMVTKSESITAVQSSLNWANYSISTRQDVELLLEKIHVYFEKNEPSHPAPLFIRRIQRLMNYNFYEIMRDISPDSLDRLETLVGQPFDNNSNDYD